From the genome of Faecalibacterium prausnitzii:
GCATCCGCTTCAACGAGGACGAGCGCTGGACCTGCCGTTTGCAGACCGCACTGGGCAGCCAGTACCTCGTCACCGAAGAGGGCCTGTCCGGCCGGACGACCGTTTTCGTGGACCCCATCCACGAATCCATGGACGCTCTGAGCGTCGCGTATGCCCTGCTGAAGAGCCATGAGGTCATCGACCTGCTCATCATCATGCTGGGCACGAACGACGTCAAGGAGCGCTTTGGTGCCAACGCCGCCTGCATCGGCGTCGGCATGGAGCGGCTGATCCAGAAGTGCAAGAGCGTGGACTGCTGGGGCGGCAAGGAGCCCAACATCCTCATCGTGGCACCGCCCCGCATCAAGGAGGGCTTCCACGACGAAGTCATGGGCGACGGCTGCGTGGAGAAGTCCCGCGGGGTGGCCGCGCAGTTCCAGATGATCGCCGCGCGCAACCATGTGCATTTCCTCGATGCAGAGGGGTGCGAGTTCAACCAGATCGACTTCATGCACCTGACCCGCCACGGCCACGCACAGCTGGCTGAAAAGCTGGCCGAACTGGTGCCGACGCTCCTTTGAGCGAATAAAACCCTCTCCGCCACGCTGACGCATGCCTGCTCCCCCGAAAGGGGGAGCTTTTTGATGCCGTAACATACAGCACCAAACCCCGCCCTTTGGGCGGGGCGGCATTGCGAAGCAATGACGGAGAGGGGTTTTATGGTTTGTTCAGATGTAATCCGAGATGTACGGGATCTTGTGGAAGAGCACATCGTCCAGACGCTCAACGGCCTCTTCCCTGCCCTCAATGCGCTCCAGCTCATACAGACGTTCTGCCGTCTTATAGCCCAGCAGCAGGGTGGAAAGGGTGCCGATGCCCATTTTGAGATGATGCTCCGGCGGTTCCTGGGTCTGGGTGCATTCGCCGTTTTCGAACTTCACCGTGAAGGTGCGGTCGTTCCATGGGAGGAGCTTGTCCTCGATCTCCAGCGCGATGGTCAGGGTGCCACCGTCCGGGTCGCAGGGATAATCGGCGAGGAAGTCTTCCACGTCGATGATGCGGCCCATGGCATAGGGGCGGATGCTCTCTTTGATGTCGCCATCGTCCATCTCAAAGGCGATGGGTTCGCTGAAATAGGTGCTGCCGTGCACCTCGTCGATCATGGAATCGTGAGCGTGGATGTACTCCCACAGGCCTTTCTGCGCCTCGCGGTTCAGATAGACCATTTCCTTGATGTGCATGATGTCGTTCTTGATGAGGTAGACCATGTAGCCGCAGGGCTTGTCCTTGACGTTGTAATAGACGGCCACATTGGTGTCGTCCTCGTCCCAGCGCCAGTATTCCTCCCACGCGAGGCTGTTGCGGAACAGGCACCCATGGGTGATGGACGCAAAGTGGGAGTGCAGCTCATGGAACTCGGTGTTGTCCCAGGAGACGCGGCGGACGTAGCCGGGCGCTTTGACCTTGGTGGGGATCTGCCGGTCCTTGATGTTGAACGAGATCTTGTTGGAGACGATCTCCCACCCCAGATGATGGTACAGCGGGATGGAATACGGGTAGAGCAGCGCGAAGGATTTGCCCTCCTCGTGCATCTGGGTCAGGCCCTGGATCATCAGCTTTTTCATGATGCCCTGCCCGGTGTACTCCGGGTAGGTGCAGACGCTGGTGACAAAGCCGACATGGTACACCGTATCGTAGATGTTCATCTTCAGCGGGTAGACCGCGAACTGCGAGATGAGGTCTTCGCCATCGAAGCAGCCCAGCACATCGGCGCGCTCCAGCACCGGGAACTTGGACTGCTTGATCTCATCGTCCTTCCAGCCGGTGGCGGTCAGTTCCTCTTCCGTGACCTGAAAGGTATACCGCAGCAGCGCGTTGTACTGGTCCAGATCCTTCGGTTCGAGATAGCGGGTGGTATAATGTTCTGCGGCGTTCATGATAACGCCCCATCATCACGGAGTCAGACGGTTGGGGCCGCGGAACAGGAACTCGGCTTCCTTGATGGGCAGACCGCAGAGCAGCATGGTCAGGCGGTCGATGCCCAGACCGAAGCCGCCGTGCGGCGGGCAGCCATACTGGAAGAACTCCAGATAGAACTTGACATCCTCGGCCAGACCCTTTTCCTCGGCCTGCTTCTTCAGCACCTCATAGCGATGCTCGCGCTGTGCGCCGGTGGTGATCTCGACACCGCGCCAGATCAGGTCGTAGCCCTGAGGCACACCGTTCTCGTCGCGCATGTGGTAGAACGCGCGCTTCTCGGCAGAGTAATCGGTGATGAACAGGAACTCATGGCCATAGTGCTTCTTGACCCACTCGTAGCTCAGGCGCTCGGCCTCGGTGGTCAGGTCGCCCTTCTCGGAATCATCGACGGTGTAGCCGAACTCCTCTTCCAGACCCTTGTACAGGTCGGCCAGCTTGACCACGGGGAACGGCGTCTCCGGGACGATGACCTCCTGACCGAAGGCTTCCTGGATCTGCTCGCCGTATGCTTCCTTGACGGCGGCAAGGCCAGCCTTCAGCAGTTCTTCCTCCATCTTCATGACATCGCGGAAGGAGGTGATGTAGCTGAACTCCAGATCGAAGCCGGAGAACTCGGTGGCGTGCTTGTTGGTGTAGCTCTTCTCGGCACGGAAGACGGGGCCGGTCTCAAAGATGCGCTCGAAGCCGGCCGCCATGGCCATCTGCTTGTAGAACTGGGGGCTCTGTGCCAGGTAGGCGTTGCGGTCAAAGTAATCGACCTTGAACACCTCGGAGCCGCTCTCGCTGGCCGCAGCGATCAGCTTGGGGGTATGGATCTCGATGAAGTTCTGGTCCAGCAGGAACTTGCGCATGGCGTTGACCATGCAGCTCTGGGCCTTGAACATCAGCTGGTTCTCATCGGTGCGCAGATCGACCCAGCGGTAATCAATGCGCTGGTCGATGCTGGAGCGCTCGACGGCCTTCTTCTTCTTGGTCGCGGCGATCTCCTTGCGGACGATGGGCAGTGCGTCCGAAATGCTCTCGATCTCGATGGCGGTGGGGATCATCTCGATGCCGCCCATCTTGACGTAATCGTTCTCCACCACCTTGCCGGTGACGGTGATGACGGAATCCGGGGTCAGCTGGTCGATGGTGTCCACCAGTTCGGGGTGGTCGGCCTTCTCAACAGTGATCTGGAGCTTGCCGGTAATATCTTTCAGCACGATAAAGGCCATGGCTTTGCTGTTGCGCAGGTTCTCGATAAAGCCCTGGACTTTGACCGTATTGCCAATTTCCTTTTGTACCTCGTTGATGTAGGTGCGGTTCATGGAAATCCTCCTTCGTATTCTTGTGTACTTTTTTATTATAGCCTTTTTGTGGGAGAAATCAACCCAAAACCCCCATCTTCGTCCGCAACTTCTCCCCGCTGCGGCCTCTTCGTTCATGCT
Proteins encoded in this window:
- a CDS encoding GDSL-type esterase/lipase family protein — protein: MKTHILCLGDSNTHGYCADPKDNADGGIRFNEDERWTCRLQTALGSQYLVTEEGLSGRTTVFVDPIHESMDALSVAYALLKSHEVIDLLIIMLGTNDVKERFGANAACIGVGMERLIQKCKSVDCWGGKEPNILIVAPPRIKEGFHDEVMGDGCVEKSRGVAAQFQMIAARNHVHFLDAEGCEFNQIDFMHLTRHGHAQLAEKLAELVPTLL
- the eis gene encoding enhanced intracellular survival protein Eis; its protein translation is MNAAEHYTTRYLEPKDLDQYNALLRYTFQVTEEELTATGWKDDEIKQSKFPVLERADVLGCFDGEDLISQFAVYPLKMNIYDTVYHVGFVTSVCTYPEYTGQGIMKKLMIQGLTQMHEEGKSFALLYPYSIPLYHHLGWEIVSNKISFNIKDRQIPTKVKAPGYVRRVSWDNTEFHELHSHFASITHGCLFRNSLAWEEYWRWDEDDTNVAVYYNVKDKPCGYMVYLIKNDIMHIKEMVYLNREAQKGLWEYIHAHDSMIDEVHGSTYFSEPIAFEMDDGDIKESIRPYAMGRIIDVEDFLADYPCDPDGGTLTIALEIEDKLLPWNDRTFTVKFENGECTQTQEPPEHHLKMGIGTLSTLLLGYKTAERLYELERIEGREEAVERLDDVLFHKIPYISDYI
- the aspS gene encoding aspartate--tRNA(Asn) ligase, translating into MNRTYINEVQKEIGNTVKVQGFIENLRNSKAMAFIVLKDITGKLQITVEKADHPELVDTIDQLTPDSVITVTGKVVENDYVKMGGIEMIPTAIEIESISDALPIVRKEIAATKKKKAVERSSIDQRIDYRWVDLRTDENQLMFKAQSCMVNAMRKFLLDQNFIEIHTPKLIAAASESGSEVFKVDYFDRNAYLAQSPQFYKQMAMAAGFERIFETGPVFRAEKSYTNKHATEFSGFDLEFSYITSFRDVMKMEEELLKAGLAAVKEAYGEQIQEAFGQEVIVPETPFPVVKLADLYKGLEEEFGYTVDDSEKGDLTTEAERLSYEWVKKHYGHEFLFITDYSAEKRAFYHMRDENGVPQGYDLIWRGVEITTGAQREHRYEVLKKQAEEKGLAEDVKFYLEFFQYGCPPHGGFGLGIDRLTMLLCGLPIKEAEFLFRGPNRLTP